The Fulvia fulva chromosome 1, complete sequence region TATTTCGGCCTGTGATAGAATAGTCGGGCGGCTGCAATCCGCTGCTGGAAGCCAGTACTCAAAGCATCAGCCCATTCGTTCTCCACATCAAGTACGCCTCGATCTGCTTGTTTTGCCGTGCGGCGATCCGCGGGACTACTAGCTGCGCTTGCGTCCATGTTcgatgccttcgggctggCTTGCTCGAGTAGAGAGTCCAGCCCGAGTGTCCTCATGATTTCGATCAAATCTTTGTCCGTGACACCCTTCGCGCGCATGTCCAACAGGTTGTCTGGATACAGCACCTGCTGCCGAAGCGTACCTTTGCTCAGGTAGGGACGTTGAGGAATGTAGAAAATGTCCTCACTTGGTGGCTTGCGTACTTTGCCGCCGTACACTGGCCACAATCCACCCAGAATCCGGAACAGACTACTCTTACCACATCCATTGGGTCCTACGATGAGCAAATGGTCACCAGTGCCAATGTGGAAGGACAGTTCCCGGACCAGGATATCACCATTGGGTGACACGATCGGAACGTCTTCAAATTTGATGTCCTCGCTTTCTACCAGCTCACCTCGACCAGCCAGAACAGCCGCATTCGCTTCCGTGGATGCCGAGGACACTAGTGCCTTCTCGAAGTGTCCTCTCTGAATGTCCCTGATCACATCAAGCAACATGCTGACGCGCGATGTATAGCCAGCAAGCTCCGATATCTCCTTGTATGAGAACATCAATCGCCCGAATGCATCGCTCGAGGACATCAACAGCCGTCTGTTGGTGACGAATGCCTCGGTCCTGTATCCTGTACTGGTACCGCCTGGTAGAGCACCAGGTAACTTGTAGAAGACCGGCACTGAGCAGAGCAGTAGACCAAGTGCGCCCCAAAAGTACTTCACCACAAACTCCTCCATGATGCCATGATACAGTCTCCTGCGAAGGATTCGATTCACGTGCTTGATGAGCGTGAAGTATCCTTTATCGACCGTATCCTTCTCTGCTTCATGCCCGTCATACAAAGCGATCTCTTCACTGTAGTCGATCAGACGCGAGTGCTGTGCTCTAAATTCCCCCTCCAGTCTGGCTTCCTCGGCAACGTAGCGACCGAAGGGAGGAGTGAGTGCTCTCATTAATGAAGCGCTGATCTGGACTATCAAGCTCATTGAGAACAAGCCTTCCCCGCCCACGCTTCTCGACAAGCTCCAATTGTAGATGACCAGATCCAGGACTGGCTTCGACAAGCTGGAGTAGAGCTCTGCCAGGCTGTTCGAAAACTTGGTCACGTCCACAGTGATCAGTTGATCGGCATTCTTAATCCTGTCATCCAGAGCCGACAGCGTATAGAATGTCATATTTCCCAGATACTGGTTGTGAATGTGGTTCGTAAGTCGAGATCGATACGCCAGGCTCAGGCTGGTCTGGTGATATGCGAGCATCGAATTCGTGAAAGTGGCGGGCACTGCTACCAGCATCCACCAAACAAGACCTTTCGAGAATTCTTTGCCCTTGCCTCTCACGAGAGCGCTGACGAGTCGTCCATCCAGCTCCGCAACGTATAGGCTGATCAACGTACGGAGGACCAGGAACACCGAGTGGCTCAGCAACAGGCGGGCCTCC contains the following coding sequences:
- a CDS encoding ATP-binding cassette sub-family D member 1, which codes for MSSHPAALTVAVSKRSLKQLLADLTSLYVRHRTRISRTVYVALLFALISRIRGAIKEQKAAAARAAENRRKGLGRGDNSKKKVELNAEFFRNLGRLLKICIPSFKSKEARLLLSHSVFLVLRTLISLYVAELDGRLVSALVRGKGKEFSKGLVWWMLVAVPATFTNSMLAYHQTSLSLAYRSRLTNHIHNQYLGNMTFYTLSALDDRIKNADQLITVDVTKFSNSLAELYSSLSKPVLDLVIYNWSLSRSVGGEGLFSMSLIVQISASLMRALTPPFGRYVAEEARLEGEFRAQHSRLIDYSEEIALYDGHEAEKDTVDKGYFTLIKHVNRILRRRLYHGIMEEFVVKYFWGALGLLLCSVPVFYKLPGALPGGTSTGYRTEAFVTNRRLLMSSSDAFGRLMFSYKEISELAGYTSRVSMLLDVIRDIQRGHFEKALVSSASTEANAAVLAGRGELVESEDIKFEDVPIVSPNGDILVRELSFHIGTGDHLLIVGPNGCGKSSLFRILGGLWPVYGGKVRKPPSEDIFYIPQRPYLSKGTLRQQVLYPDNLLDMRAKGVTDKDLIEIMRTLGLDSLLEQASPKASNMDASAASSPADRRTAKQADRGVLDVENEWADALSTGFQQRIAAARLFYHRPKYAILDECTSSLTPEVERTMYDEAKRLGITLMTVSHRRSLWRYHGWILQFDGQGGYVFTALDAETRLQLEDEKDELDLQLRAVPEWEARIAELEAGEG